From Brassica oleracea var. oleracea cultivar TO1000 chromosome C3, BOL, whole genome shotgun sequence, a single genomic window includes:
- the LOC106336405 gene encoding putative zinc transporter At3g08650 isoform X1, protein MHSGCTKLMLLLLLFVAVFIGNTGADPQWEISHKVRTAPHGDMGRNVIDGSGVEKTLHDVGMGEKRGSHSKVSVSTVALFTLAMAAATGLGAVPFFFVELDPQWAGICNGMAAGVMLAASFDLVKEGQEHGSGNWVVTGILAGALFIWLCKQFLEQYGEVSMLDIKGADAAKVVLVIGIMTLHSFGEGSGVGVSFAGSKGFSQGLLVTLAIAVHNIPEGLAVSMVLASRGVSPQNAMLWSIITSLPQPIVAVPAFLCADAFSKFLPFCTGFAAGCMIWMVIAEVLPDAFKEASPSQVASSATISVASMEALSTLFENFTHDYNSEDASGFFVSLLFGLGPLLGGVFLVASALTFRLQHALLMGVASGIAFVLGLWRPLQLLLSAKMGFIPLVSLLAVGAVLSHFISSTILNVTSRKKSRAGSLITPVTNFPTSAITLQSLLACGAVGFHALAEGLALGVAAPSAYGLGRHMVLPVSLHGLPRGTAVASCVFGATDSWHAALAAATLVGFVGPVSAIGSILAGIDYSGLDHVMMVACGGLLPSFWQVIKRAVRLERRKGSVGMVLGVACAVVCLTFTRLVCLHTPYCNSAPEAVR, encoded by the exons ATGCATTCAGGCTGCACAAAACTCATGCTACTTCTACTCTTATTCGTCGCTGTGTTCATTGGGAACACTGGCGCAGACCCTCAATGGGAGATCTCACATAAAGTAAGAACTGCTCCTCACGGAGACATGGGACGGAACGTTATTGACGGAAGTGGTGTAGAGAAAACCTTACATGACGTTGGAATGGGTGAGAAGAGAGGCAGTCACAGCAAAGTCTCCGTCTCAACAGTTGCGTTGTTCACTTTGGCGATGGCCGCTGCCACTGGGTTAGGTGCGGTGCCTTTCTTCTTTGTTGAGCTTGATCCTCAATGGGCTGGGATATGCAACGGCATGGCGGCTGGTGTGATGTTGGCCGCTAGCTTTGATCTTGTGAAGGAGGGACAAGAGCACGGTTCTGGTAACTGGGTTGTTACTGGGATTCTAGCCGGTGCTTTGTTCATTTGGCTCTGCAAGCAG TTTCTTGAACAATATGGTGAGGTGAGCATGCTGGATATTAAAGGCGCAGATGCAGCCAAAGTTGTTCTCGTCATAGGCATCATGACACTTCATTCTTTCGGAGAAGGATCAGGGGTTGGTGTGTCCTTTGCTGGCTCAAAAGGTTTTAGTCAAGGGCTTCTGGTGACTTTAGCCATAGCAGTTCATAATATTCCAGAAGGGTTGGCTGTTAGCATGGTGCTTGCTTCAAGAGGTGTCTCTCCACAAAACGCCATGCTCTGGAGTATAATCACATCCTTACCTCAG CCTATCGTTGCAGTGCCAGCTTTTTTATGTGCTGATGCATTTAGCAAGTTTTTGCCTTTCTGCACTGGGTTTGCTGCTGGGTGTATGATTTGGATGGTTATTGCTGAAGTGCTTCCTGATGCATTCAAG GAAGCGTCTCCGTCGCAAGTGGCATCTTCAGCCACAATATCAGTAGCATCCATGGAAGCTCTCAGCACTCTTTTCGAAAACTTCACGCATGATTACAA CTCAGAGGATGCTTCTGGCTTCTTCGTTTCACTTCTCTTTGGTCTAGGCCCATTGCTTGGGGGAGTGTTTCTGGTTGCATCGGCACTCACCTTCCGTCTCCAGCACGCCCTTCTCATGGGAGTAGCCTCAGGAATTGCGTTTGTCCTAGGTCTCTGGCGTCCGCTTCAACTGCTGCTCTCTGCAAAAATGGGATTCATCCCTCTTGTTAGTCTACTCGCTGTTGGTGCCGTGCTGAGCCATTTCATAAGCTCAACCATCCTGAATGTTACTTCTCGGAAGAAGTCTCGAGCTGGTAGTTTAATCACCCCAGTAACAAATTTTCCAACCAGTGCCATAACACTCCAGTCACTATTAGCGTGTGGAGCGGTTGGTTTCCACGCGCTAGCCGAGGGGCTTGCTCTTGGGGTCGCTGCTCCAAGCGCTTACGGTCTCGGCAGACACATGGTGCTCCCTGTTTCCTTACACGGGCTCCCAAGAGGGACAGCGGTTGCAAGCTGCGTGTTCGGAGCTACAGACAGCTGGCACGCAGCTCTTGCGGCTGCAACTTTGGTTGGGTTTGTGGGACCTGTATCAGCCATAGGATCGATACTTGCCGGGATAGATTACAGTGGACTGGACCACGTGATGATGGTGGCGTGCGGCGGATTGCTGCCTAGCTTCTGGCAGGTGATTAAGAGAGCGGTGAGGTTAGAGAGAAGGAAAGGCAGTGTTGGGATGGTGCTGGGAGTTGCGTGTGCTGTTGTGTGTCTGACTTTTACTAGACTGGTCTGTTTGCACACGCCTTACTGCAATTCTGCACCTGAGGCTGTTAGATGA
- the LOC106336405 gene encoding putative zinc transporter At3g08650 isoform X2, with protein sequence MGRNVIDGSGVEKTLHDVGMGEKRGSHSKVSVSTVALFTLAMAAATGLGAVPFFFVELDPQWAGICNGMAAGVMLAASFDLVKEGQEHGSGNWVVTGILAGALFIWLCKQFLEQYGEVSMLDIKGADAAKVVLVIGIMTLHSFGEGSGVGVSFAGSKGFSQGLLVTLAIAVHNIPEGLAVSMVLASRGVSPQNAMLWSIITSLPQPIVAVPAFLCADAFSKFLPFCTGFAAGCMIWMVIAEVLPDAFKEASPSQVASSATISVASMEALSTLFENFTHDYNSEDASGFFVSLLFGLGPLLGGVFLVASALTFRLQHALLMGVASGIAFVLGLWRPLQLLLSAKMGFIPLVSLLAVGAVLSHFISSTILNVTSRKKSRAGSLITPVTNFPTSAITLQSLLACGAVGFHALAEGLALGVAAPSAYGLGRHMVLPVSLHGLPRGTAVASCVFGATDSWHAALAAATLVGFVGPVSAIGSILAGIDYSGLDHVMMVACGGLLPSFWQVIKRAVRLERRKGSVGMVLGVACAVVCLTFTRLVCLHTPYCNSAPEAVR encoded by the exons ATGGGACGGAACGTTATTGACGGAAGTGGTGTAGAGAAAACCTTACATGACGTTGGAATGGGTGAGAAGAGAGGCAGTCACAGCAAAGTCTCCGTCTCAACAGTTGCGTTGTTCACTTTGGCGATGGCCGCTGCCACTGGGTTAGGTGCGGTGCCTTTCTTCTTTGTTGAGCTTGATCCTCAATGGGCTGGGATATGCAACGGCATGGCGGCTGGTGTGATGTTGGCCGCTAGCTTTGATCTTGTGAAGGAGGGACAAGAGCACGGTTCTGGTAACTGGGTTGTTACTGGGATTCTAGCCGGTGCTTTGTTCATTTGGCTCTGCAAGCAG TTTCTTGAACAATATGGTGAGGTGAGCATGCTGGATATTAAAGGCGCAGATGCAGCCAAAGTTGTTCTCGTCATAGGCATCATGACACTTCATTCTTTCGGAGAAGGATCAGGGGTTGGTGTGTCCTTTGCTGGCTCAAAAGGTTTTAGTCAAGGGCTTCTGGTGACTTTAGCCATAGCAGTTCATAATATTCCAGAAGGGTTGGCTGTTAGCATGGTGCTTGCTTCAAGAGGTGTCTCTCCACAAAACGCCATGCTCTGGAGTATAATCACATCCTTACCTCAG CCTATCGTTGCAGTGCCAGCTTTTTTATGTGCTGATGCATTTAGCAAGTTTTTGCCTTTCTGCACTGGGTTTGCTGCTGGGTGTATGATTTGGATGGTTATTGCTGAAGTGCTTCCTGATGCATTCAAG GAAGCGTCTCCGTCGCAAGTGGCATCTTCAGCCACAATATCAGTAGCATCCATGGAAGCTCTCAGCACTCTTTTCGAAAACTTCACGCATGATTACAA CTCAGAGGATGCTTCTGGCTTCTTCGTTTCACTTCTCTTTGGTCTAGGCCCATTGCTTGGGGGAGTGTTTCTGGTTGCATCGGCACTCACCTTCCGTCTCCAGCACGCCCTTCTCATGGGAGTAGCCTCAGGAATTGCGTTTGTCCTAGGTCTCTGGCGTCCGCTTCAACTGCTGCTCTCTGCAAAAATGGGATTCATCCCTCTTGTTAGTCTACTCGCTGTTGGTGCCGTGCTGAGCCATTTCATAAGCTCAACCATCCTGAATGTTACTTCTCGGAAGAAGTCTCGAGCTGGTAGTTTAATCACCCCAGTAACAAATTTTCCAACCAGTGCCATAACACTCCAGTCACTATTAGCGTGTGGAGCGGTTGGTTTCCACGCGCTAGCCGAGGGGCTTGCTCTTGGGGTCGCTGCTCCAAGCGCTTACGGTCTCGGCAGACACATGGTGCTCCCTGTTTCCTTACACGGGCTCCCAAGAGGGACAGCGGTTGCAAGCTGCGTGTTCGGAGCTACAGACAGCTGGCACGCAGCTCTTGCGGCTGCAACTTTGGTTGGGTTTGTGGGACCTGTATCAGCCATAGGATCGATACTTGCCGGGATAGATTACAGTGGACTGGACCACGTGATGATGGTGGCGTGCGGCGGATTGCTGCCTAGCTTCTGGCAGGTGATTAAGAGAGCGGTGAGGTTAGAGAGAAGGAAAGGCAGTGTTGGGATGGTGCTGGGAGTTGCGTGTGCTGTTGTGTGTCTGACTTTTACTAGACTGGTCTGTTTGCACACGCCTTACTGCAATTCTGCACCTGAGGCTGTTAGATGA
- the LOC106332522 gene encoding NADH dehydrogenase [ubiquinone] 1 alpha subcomplex subunit 1-like produces MSLVWLEAALPLGIIGGMLCIMGNSQYYIHKAYHGRPKHIGHDEWDVAMERRDKKVVEKAAAPPS; encoded by the exons ATGTCGTTGGTGTGGCTAGAAGCAGCTCTGCCTCTGGGAATCATCGGAGGGATGCTCTGCATCATGGGAAACTCTCAGTACTACATCCACAAAGCTTATCATGGCCGT CCGAAGCACATAGGCCACGATGAATGGGATGTCGCTATGGAGAGACGCGACAAGAAAGTCGTCGAGAAAGCTGCAGCTCCTCCCTCATGA
- the LOC106329371 gene encoding uncharacterized protein LOC106329371, whose translation MGFLQVLLFLHLFQKLSAQSPSPPTNVTSSSLDSILQDYSFRAFVNPRTGILYDAASPSNFTGIKLAAMRLRSGSFRKYGVHSLKEFSIPTGVTVKPYVTRLVLVYQNLANYSQFYYPLPGYDYVAPVLGLLAYDAKNLSAVNLPELELTALNGSISISFADLERIPQGSGAKCVSFDSRGKATFKDSVRNTCETVKQGHFSVVVKSVASAPSPKREKRSEDSAKTWIIVGSVVGGLILLGLLVCLVMRCRSYKKEEKIREMERAGETGEALRMTQVGETRAPTATSTRTQPMLETEYAA comes from the coding sequence ATGGGGTTTCTCCAAGTGCTTCTCTTTCTCCATCTCTTTCAGAAACTCTCTGCTCAGTCTCCCTCTCCTCCGACCAATGTGACTTCTTCTTCTCTCGACTCCATTCTTCAAGATTACTCCTTTAGAGCCTTTGTTAACCCCCGCACCGGCATTCTCTACGACGCCGCCTCTCCTTCCAATTTCACCGGGATCAAACTCGCCGCCATGAGACTCAGAAGCGGAAGCTTCAGAAAGTACGGAGTACATTCCCTCAAAGAGTTCTCGATTCCGACAGGAGTCACCGTGAAGCCGTACGTGACAAGGCTCGTTCTTGTCTATCAGAACCTAGCTAACTACTCTCAGTTCTATTATCCTCTTCCCGGTTACGACTACGTAGCTCCCGTGCTGGGCCTCCTCGCTTACGACGCTAAGAATCTCTCCGCCGTTAACTTACCCGAGCTGGAGTTAACGGCGTTAAACGGTTCCATTAGTATTAGTTTCGCCGATCTCGAGCGTATCCCGCAAGGTTCTGGCGCTAAGTGCGTTAGTTTTGATTCGCGAGGGAAAGCCACTTTCAAGGACTCGGTTCGGAACACGTGCGAGACTGTGAAGCAAGGGCATTTCTCTGTGGTGGTTAAGTCTGTGGCATCTGCTCCGTCTCCGAAGAGGGAGAAGAGGTCTGAGGATAGTGCCAAGACTTGGATCATTGTTGGATCAGTGGTGGGTGGGTTGATACTATTGGGGCTGTTGGTATGTCTTGTCATGAGGTGTCGGAGTTACAAGAAGGAGGAGAAGATTAGGGAGATGGAGAGAGCTGGAGAGACGGGGGAAGCTCTTAGGATGACTCAGGTCGGAGAGACGAGAGCACCGACAGCTACTTCTACTCGTACACAACCGATGCTCGAGACTGAATACGCAGCTTAG